A single genomic interval of Deferribacter autotrophicus harbors:
- a CDS encoding integrase core domain-containing protein, which produces MRVSNILEVEQIFMSFNNPRVNAEMERLIKKLKSEIILLNAFEILKKVEKTLREFQKLYYTKYCYSSLGYMSMRKL; this is translated from the coding sequence ATGAGAGTGTCTAACATTCTTGAGGTTGAGCAAATATTTATGAGTTTTAACAATCCCAGAGTAAATGCTGAAATGGAGCGATTGATAAAGAAACTTAAGAGTGAAATTATTTTGCTTAATGCGTTTGAGATATTGAAGAAAGTAGAAAAGACTTTAAGGGAGTTTCAGAAATTATATTACACAAAATATTGTTATTCATCATTAGGTTATATGAGTATGAGAAAACTTTAA
- a CDS encoding four helix bundle protein yields MRNKPNFTFEDLDVWKEARELRTEIANIVKKFPGEEKYRLVDQMIRASRSITANIAEGYGRFHYRENIQFCRLARGSIFELIDHLTVALDENYIDNESFKLLKGSCYNVLKKLNSYIKYLKRQSNQQ; encoded by the coding sequence ATGCGAAATAAACCTAATTTTACTTTTGAAGATTTAGATGTGTGGAAGGAAGCTAGAGAATTGCGAACGGAAATAGCAAATATTGTCAAGAAATTTCCTGGCGAAGAAAAATATAGATTGGTTGATCAAATGATTAGAGCATCGAGATCAATTACTGCAAATATTGCAGAAGGTTATGGTAGATTTCATTATAGGGAAAATATCCAATTTTGTAGACTGGCGAGAGGTTCTATCTTTGAATTAATTGATCATTTAACTGTAGCATTGGATGAAAATTATATTGATAATGAGAGTTTTAAATTATTAAAGGGTAGCTGTTATAATGTATTAAAGAAACTAAATAGTTATATAAAATATTTGAAAAGACAAAGCAATCAACAATGA
- a CDS encoding glycosyltransferase family 4 protein, whose product MIFFSFLALLVSLVLNFFIIRFSRRLKYFGVDEVDTGPQKFHHRPTPRIGGLSIFVSFMIMSILLYIKFSNMEFVYLLIASIPAFLGGILEDITKKVSAKKRLLATMFSGLLGVILLKSAIFWIDIPFYGVLKLNYWLAIILTIVGIAGVSNAVNIIDGYNGLVSVVSIIIFSGLFFVSFKVHDVFLMNTCIVMISAILGFFIWNYPYGFIFLGDGGAYFIGFIIAEISVLLVNRHPQVSVWFPLLLVIYPVFETLFSIYRKKFVRGHSPGVPDGLHLHMLIYKRIVKFMISKDNSNYLIYRNSVTSPFLWLLTSLSFFPALFFWKSNILLIIFILIFVFIYIWLYKSIVCFKVSRWFFLKEKN is encoded by the coding sequence ATGATTTTTTTCTCTTTTTTGGCACTTTTGGTTTCGTTGGTATTGAATTTTTTTATAATAAGATTTTCAAGACGACTTAAATATTTTGGGGTGGATGAAGTAGATACCGGTCCGCAAAAGTTTCATCATCGGCCTACGCCAAGGATTGGAGGTTTATCAATATTTGTATCTTTTATGATAATGTCAATACTATTATACATAAAGTTTAGTAATATGGAATTCGTATATCTTTTAATAGCTTCTATTCCAGCTTTTTTAGGTGGAATATTAGAAGATATTACTAAAAAGGTTAGTGCTAAAAAAAGATTATTAGCTACAATGTTTTCTGGTCTATTGGGAGTCATTCTATTAAAAAGTGCAATATTTTGGATAGATATACCTTTTTATGGTGTACTTAAATTAAATTATTGGTTGGCAATTATTTTAACAATTGTAGGCATAGCAGGTGTCTCAAATGCTGTTAATATTATAGATGGTTATAATGGTCTTGTTTCTGTTGTTTCAATAATAATTTTTAGTGGTTTATTTTTTGTTTCTTTTAAAGTTCATGATGTTTTTTTGATGAATACTTGCATAGTGATGATTTCAGCAATTTTGGGATTTTTTATATGGAATTATCCATATGGTTTCATTTTTTTAGGTGATGGGGGTGCATATTTTATTGGTTTTATTATTGCAGAAATTTCAGTGTTGCTTGTTAATAGACATCCTCAGGTTTCTGTATGGTTTCCTCTGTTGTTGGTTATTTATCCGGTATTTGAGACTTTATTTTCAATATATAGGAAAAAGTTTGTTAGAGGGCATTCACCAGGAGTTCCAGATGGCTTACATTTGCATATGTTGATATACAAAAGAATTGTTAAATTTATGATAAGTAAAGATAATTCAAATTACTTGATATATAGAAATTCTGTAACATCTCCGTTTTTATGGTTATTAACATCCTTAAGTTTTTTCCCGGCTTTATTTTTTTGGAAAAGCAATATTTTACTGATAATTTTTATCTTGATATTTGTTTTTATATATATTTGGTTATATAAATCAATAGTTTGTTTTAAGGTTTCCAGGTGGTTTTTTCTGAAAGAAAAGAATTAG
- a CDS encoding glycosyltransferase, producing the protein MNKKKKVLFITSRLPYPPIGGDKLKSFNLLKILAKYFDVYLITITNEILNDTIKKELEKYSVSLKVFTKPKYLFYLNTLKFLFNDLPLQVNYYYFGDVKNYINNMLYEVDFAISTLIRTSKYLDYFNKPKYLDMVDSIALNYQRSKDNVKSFFWKTIYKIEIDRLFNYEKMCIKNFNSTFLVNKYEAEYWSKFGNTTWIPNGVNEEIFEYNKLNDKYRNYVAFFGKMDYQPNIDAVLWFTENVVPHLNKEIKFIIVGANPSKHVLRLSKKYTNIEVTGFINDPYEILNSSIAVIAPMQTGGGIQNKILESMALGTINIVSTLAAKPIIGAKHNEHLIVCDDPKEMAYLINTILGKIMKKN; encoded by the coding sequence ATGAATAAAAAGAAAAAAGTATTATTTATAACAAGTCGATTACCCTATCCTCCCATTGGGGGAGATAAGTTAAAGAGTTTTAATTTATTAAAGATTTTAGCCAAATATTTTGATGTATATTTAATAACTATCACAAATGAAATACTAAATGATACAATCAAAAAAGAGTTAGAAAAATATTCTGTAAGCCTGAAAGTATTCACAAAACCAAAATATTTATTTTATTTGAATACTTTGAAATTTTTATTTAACGATTTACCTCTACAGGTGAATTATTATTATTTTGGTGATGTAAAAAATTACATAAATAATATGTTATATGAAGTTGATTTTGCAATTTCAACATTAATTAGAACGAGCAAATATTTAGATTATTTCAATAAACCAAAATATTTAGATATGGTAGATTCTATAGCTCTAAATTATCAAAGGTCAAAAGATAATGTGAAATCATTTTTTTGGAAAACTATTTATAAAATTGAAATAGATAGATTATTTAATTATGAAAAAATGTGTATAAAAAATTTTAATAGTACATTTTTAGTTAATAAATATGAGGCTGAATATTGGTCAAAATTTGGCAATACAACATGGATACCAAATGGTGTAAATGAAGAAATCTTCGAATATAATAAATTAAATGATAAATACAGGAATTATGTAGCATTTTTTGGTAAAATGGACTATCAACCCAATATTGATGCAGTTTTATGGTTTACTGAAAATGTAGTACCACATTTAAATAAGGAAATTAAATTTATTATTGTAGGGGCAAATCCTTCTAAACATGTATTGAGATTATCTAAAAAATATACAAATATTGAAGTAACTGGTTTTATAAATGATCCTTATGAAATATTAAATTCATCTATAGCAGTTATAGCACCTATGCAAACAGGAGGGGGGATACAAAATAAAATTCTTGAAAGTATGGCATTAGGAACAATAAATATTGTAAGCACATTAGCAGCAAAACCAATAATTGGTGCTAAACATAATGAACATTTAATTGTATGTGATGATCCCAAAGAAATGGCTTATTTAATTAATACTATACTTGGGAAAATTATGAAAAAAAATTAA